In the genome of Oncorhynchus nerka isolate Pitt River linkage group LG4, Oner_Uvic_2.0, whole genome shotgun sequence, the window CAAATTAACAGATTCTCGCTCTTATTCATAATCATCTCATGTGGACTAGCCTACCCGCACAGCCTGTCCGCACTGTATCTGCCGAATGTTGGTACGTACgaagaccagagtaggcacatttgctatttaacgcaacagtttttgtgacgACTATCGGAGAGTTTAGAGTatttgaaaatgcgatggaaacccattgTACTTTAGGTTTTTATTTGTTACATGAAAACGTACATTTTGTGTGCGCACCTCTTTTTTATCAACAAGTAACAAGTCCGTTTGGTGGAAACATACCACTGGTGGAATTATTTAGTATTTTTTAAATGCAGGTTTTTTAAAtatttggatggaaacctagctatagaCAGGTTTTAATACTAATGTTggacacctggtgtcccaggtctaaatcagtccttgATTAGGTGGGAAGAATGGAAATCAGCAGTGGAACTGGATTTGAGGTCCAGGTTTGAATTTGTCTGTTCTAGGAGATATTTACGTCTGTCACTTGGTATGTCATTGTATGCCATGTCAGAATCATCATTCCAGAGAGATTATAGTTTAAACTTATTTTGTGTTGTCCTGATAATTCTGAACAATTACTTGTTTATTTCCCTCCAGATTATTTCTCCATACACAATGGGATTGTTTCTTTCTACTAATGCCTTCGTCTCCTGTTGTGTATTATCATCCATGTAATTTGGTGTTGAATCCTTTTTGatgaccatttaaaaaaatatatattaaccaTTCCAAATGCAATGCCAAATGTTAGCCTTCCTTCAGATAACATTTAAATGTTATCTTGCTATCTAAAACATTTCGGTAATGTTGAAGCCTCTGTCTTTAGGCCAAAACACCAGTGCTAAGTCTGATAATGTAAATGCGACCTAAGTTAGCCTACTAAACACATCATGACTGAGACACGAGGGGTTTTTGTGATTTCAGCTTCGGAAGGAATAAAGAACATTTTAAAATCTGCTACGCCTTAGTACCTCCTACAGTGACTAATATTGGAAAACTTGCTGCTCAATGGAATTTATAGACTTTATGTTGACAATATAGAAATAGTATTGGTCCAACATGCCTTGACTCTTTAGTCATGTTTATATCGTCACTATCTGATGAAAACATGTTCAGGaaaaaaataccttatttccCATTAACGAGAATACAATTATGAGACATCGGGCTATTTTGAATACACTTTCTTGGCCCTAGTCTTGAAATGTACATTGAGGGAAGTTACTGCTTTCAATAATTGTCAAATAAAAATAGTCAAAAACGGAGTTAAAGGTTTTCGTCAGATTGCGACAATATTTTACTATACATTTTCTATATgatcatttttgtttgttttttaatgtGAAAATGAAAGGTGAACTAGTTTCTCAGGCACTGATTTtacatttgtgttttttttttttatgtggcCGTTTGTAATCTTTCTTTCCTGCCTTATTGTGTTGCCAATAAGCTTATTATCTTTAGATCGCTGTATTAACAGTCCTTTTGACTGCCTTTCAGATCTGGTGACTCAAAATCACTTGACAGAAGTTTGGGATGTTTGGAAAACCAATAATAAATCAAAAATAGGAGTGTTGAAGAATCTGTTACATTTTGTTCCTCAGAATGTGATGTTGAATCGCCACATAATGCAAGTCACCTACTCAGAGAAATGAATCAACCTCTGATTCAATCTCAATTAAAACTTCCAACCAATAGCTACTTGTTTTGTAAGCTTTGACAATATGGCAAAGTAATTACTACTTGGCTCAAATGAATGTACGGATGGAGGTAGCAGGTTTTCCGTTGCCTCCTGAGACTCATTATTACTCCTCACAGGAATTGCCTTCTATGGCCTAAAGTTACATTGTTATGGGTGAACAAAGCCCTAATGCTAAGCACAGGTCTCATCCTGTTGCTATGCATTCTCAGGAAATGTTACAGAAGAGTTATGGGAATATATGAATGCATTTGACGTGCCTTTTTAACCAGGATGGTATTTTGGCCTACATTTATCATTAATGATAATTGTTTGGGTCATTCGGTATGTATAAATGTTTCCTATGGAATTTGGTTCAGCTCTCATTTTGTTACATTCGGGACAGTTTTGCATAGTCCTTAGTGTAATTTTGTCAACATTCCAGTAGATGTCGGTATGAAGAAAGCCAAACAGGGCTTTAACTAGCTTTATTGCTTTGGTTAATCTTTCACCTGTTACTGTGGTTATGGATTGCATTTCAAGATCATCGCCAATTTAACTTTCTCTGTAAAGCAGTTTGTGAACCAAAGTGAAATGAGTGAAAAGTAATCAGGTATAACCTCAACAAAAGATCAAGAGATCAAACCATTTTTAAAACTCATTTGAAAATGTGCTCTGGAGAAATGGACGGAATTTGTGTATATCGGGAAAAACGAACATTCTAGGCCTTAGCTAGTTCTACTGTATTTCCAGCTTAGCTAGTTCCCTTGATCTCCTTAGGGAGAATTAGAGAAATGCTTAGATACAAGAATGTGTTGACTCAGCCATAAGTTGAAAAGAAACAATGAAATTCTTGGTGTTGGTGTAAACCATTACATATGTCTCAATGAAAAATGTCCCGAAATGTGCCTATTGAGGGAACTGTGGATGAAATATCAACTCAGGTGTTGAACAAACGTGTCTTGGTTGGTTGACAAAAGCACACCCACCAAGGAATGGGGCTATAATCCCCAGGTCCACTCAGAGGGATCCTTCAGTGCATAGGACTTTGGCTTCTCTGCACTGCAGAACCTCTGACTGCACTCCCTGCTGTCTACCCAACGTGAGTATATGTGCACGGATGCATGCTATCCTCTTCTTACTGTTaacttttttgttttttaaacgaAGTGAACAATCTGTACTCTTTATCTTTTTGGTTTACTTTGTGCACTTGCAAAAGTGTAAACTATCATTTAAATAGATGGAATATATTTTATGATTGTGATGCATGCTTTTTCATGTATGTGTAGTCTACTTAATTTTTTACCTGAAAATGTTATTTCTGCTGACAGTCTGAGACATCTGTTTCAATGTCTTGCTTTTATCTCCTCTTACTTTTAACTTCGAGGACACGCTGTAACAAAATAATTTCCTATAATTGTTTTCCATTCCTTTTTGAGTTGTTTTTGTACCAGATCAAAGACACTGCAGCAAGCTGGTTTCCTTGTTAATAAACAATCTCCTGCTCAGATGTTTTTATAGTAGTTATGCAATACTTTTACAGTATAAGTAACCAATGTTACCTTTTTGGCTGCTTCTTGGTGATATTTGAAGTAAATTAAGGAAATGTGACCGTGTCCAATTAACTTTGTCATAAAGTATACTGGGCAGGTCTTTCAGTATTGGAAGCGTCATAAAGTGATTTCCACTAAAGCATTTTTTACATAAATTTGTAACTTCACATCCGAAGCCTTGTAAGAATCTGTAATGAATTTGACATTGTCGCCTTTAGCAGAGAGCTTCAACTGATAAGAATCTTCTCCCAGATGACACTACAGGTTTAAGTGGCCAACATCTGTCATCAGTAAAATAACGTTTTACAACACACCTTCAGACAAGACGTTGTCTGGACCTTTAAGTTACAAAACCCAAATGTGTTTAAGTAAGGCCGAGATTCAATCCACAGCATTTTGTAGAGCAGCGCACTACACAGCTCTCCCTACACAGCACTCACTACACAGCTCTGTAACACCTGGGATTGAATCCTGTCTTAAAAGACTGGGAAATCATTTGGCATGTATTTTTTTACATAACCAGAAGTAGACTCTTCTCAATGAGTTGAGCCACTTAGCGCCTAAATATATTCAGCTGACTAATTAATAACTATCAGGAAAGAGTGTTTGGTATTTGCTTAGCTGAAAGGGGATTAAAATAAGGTGAAATGTGCGGGGTCTGCATCGGATGACTAACGCAATTTTATAACTTTTATGGTTAATGTATGGTAAAGGAACAATGGTTCCCACCCACCATAGGCATCAGGATGTTTACTGATGTGCCTGCATTTGAACTAATAACATCATGGTTCACCTGCATTTCAGTGGAGAAAGTAAAAACACTTTGATTCGAGTCAAGTAGACTTTTTAGATTATGGTACGAAATGTCATACCAGAGCAATCGTTGAGTAAACACAGGAAAAAGGTCACTAAGCTGGAAGGAGTATTCCTTACCAGCTGCACGGGGTGAGTGAGACTGTTTCCTTTTCAAATCGATGTGGTCGAGACGTGTGTTTGTGTCGGCCGTTGTTGTGGATTTGGCATTCTACTCTTTTTACCTCAAGGTGTTGCATCAATTCAAAGTACATTTCTGTGAGTAACAGGCAAAGTATAAATATATTCGGTGTTCATTTCATTGTATTTTATGCTGCCCTAACTCTTATTTCTATCTCATTCTAGAATCCACTTCCGAGCGCACCAGTGTTCAGTACCCAGATTCACAATGTCACTTTTCATCCATATATTGGCCTGCCTGTTTGGCATGGGCTCCTGGGTGTCTATCAACGGACTATGGGTAGAGCTGCCTCTCATCGTTCCCCAGATCCCCGAGGGTTGGTACCTGCCATCCTACCTATCCGTCCTCATCCAGATGGCCAACGTGGGGCCCCTGTTCATCACCCTCATGCACCGCTTCCGCCCCGGGGCGCTCAACGAGACAGTGGTCATCTATGTGATCATCTCCCTGGGCATGGTGGCCAGCTTTCTCCTGGCCTTCTTCTGGAAGGAGACGCTGCTGGTGGCGGGCGTCCCTCGCAGCGTGGCCCTCCTCCTccttaccttcctcctctccactgtGGACTGCACCTCCTCTGTCACCTTCCTGCCCTTTATGATGCGTCTGAAACCCCAGTACCTCACCACCTACTATGTAGGGGAGGGTGTCAGTGGCCTGCTACCCGCCCTGGTAGCCCTGATCCAGGGGGTGGGGGTGGTCCACTGTAACAACTGCACTCTGATGATAAATGACACTGGCTCAGTCAGTCTTAGCTACGAACTTCAGGCTCACTACCAGCCGGCCAACTTCTCAGCTGGGGTGTTCTTCTTCTTCCTCAGTGCCATGATGTTGGTGTGCCTGGGAGCCTTCATCCTTCTGAACTACCACCCTGCCGTGGCCCGGGAACGCCCAAATGCTCGCTACCCCAACGGGGTCCTGGAGAAAGGCGAGGCAGCTCAGATGAACCCCACAGAGCAGAAGGCCATGATCAAACAGTCTGATATCAAGCCCAAAAGCTGCTTTGGGACCGGGACGTACAGCCGGATACAGGTGCTGTACATGTTCTTCATCCTGGCCTGGGTCAACGGACTGACTAACGTTGTGCTTCCCTCAGTGCAGTCCTACTCTTGTCTGCCCTATGGAAACAGTGCCTACCACTTATCGGCCACCATGGCTGCGGTGTCCAACCCTCTAGCCTGCTTCATTGCCATGTTTTTCCCAACAAGGTCAGTTTTGTTCAAATGCATTTCCAATAAATAGGAATGAATCGTTATTTAATTTACTCATTATCAACTTAATATTTGTAGGCTTATTTTATGGCCAACAAAATGGGACTTTTATTAAACTGCACCCCCATTGATAATGATAATGTTACTGTCATCCTGTCACAGGTCCTTATTGCTGTTGGGGGCTCTCACTTTGTTTGGCAGTGGGATTGGAGCCTACATTATAGGCATGGCAGTGCTGAGTCCATGTCCTCTGCTGGTCAATGAAACCTCAGGAACCTTCCTCATTGTATGTTTCCACAACATAAATTCATAATGTACAGTGTGGTtggaaattattgacacccttgataaagatgcaCAGTAgactataaaataaataattaaaatactTAGCTACTGTATATTGTAGACAAAAAAaagggtcaaagatcatacccccaagacatgctaacctccccctctaactttctcattgactattcacaattcattcttatcagtaatcatggtagcatccacattaatgtagaagtgtttagaaacatattctattcataTGTACAAttagtgactccaaaatgatgcagtacattatttaccatgcatttatattgggcacaaattaatctgaaacacaaccaaagctAACTGCAAATAGATCCAACAAGTTTGTATAGTCACaaacttgatgtagtcattgcgtgctagagACATGGGACCAAATACggaacttttgactactttatgtAAAAGAATCTTTAGGGATGTCAATAGTTCTGACAACTACCTTTTTGAGAAAAATATATGTTACtagttaaacaaaatctctttctctgagcaattgtataaGAATATAATttcccctttaaaaaaaaaagttagctCAGTATGTggattatttattttataaagtcattattgctcatctttatcaagggtgtcaataatttcagaACCCACTGTAGTTCTATGCTACAGATGAAAGCATAACATAGAGGACTACATCTCATAGAAATAATtattacacatacagtatatggtAAACATTACAATGGATTGAATAAGTACATTTTATACTTGTCCCTTATCTCAGGTGGGCTCCTGGATCTTCTTCATCCTCACTTTGTCCTATGTTAAGGTGATCATTGGTGTTATCCTCCGTGATGAGGGCCACAGTGCCCTCGTGTGGTGTGGAGCAGTGGTGCAGTTGGGGTCCTTCATGGGTGCAGTCACCATGTTTCCCTTGGTCAGTGTGTATAGTTTATTTTTATCAGGAGACCCATGTAATACAAAGTGCCCTTAAATTATGCTAAACAACGATGAACCAGGCATATTCTGAGAAACATATTTGATTAATTCTTCCGAAGCATGTGTACTTCATTAGTAAAAATGCAATTGAACAACTAACTAGTGAGGTGAACAGAATTCAACCAACTCGTGGGAGTAAAGTAAGGTATACCCTATATAAGGTTCAGGGTGATTTACTATTTGGACAACACCCTCCAAGTATCTTGTCATGTGACATTGGTGCTATTGATAAGCTACTGTCAGAGCCTCTTTTCACTTTACACTAGCAGCTTGTGGATGGTAAAATTAGGGACTTTTGTCAGTGCATGCAAATAATACCAGGCAGCGAATAAGCACCTTTTAGAGAGTAGCGCATACCAGGTAGATAGAAAGAACATTCAGCTCTCCGGAAGATAAAAGCCTAGTGTTTTTGTAGCATAAAAAAACTGTAGCATTTTTGTTGAATAAATGGACTTGTGATTAGCTATGTCAACTTGTGGTTGCCCCAATCTAATGTTGACAGATCAATGTCTGACAGTTTGGACTTCACAAGAGTTATGTGGAGTCTTGAATGGACCATTCTCACTGTGGAGAATCTTTCATAGGAATTCAGTGATTTATGTAGCAATTTTAACATTTGGTCCTTTATTATTTACTCATTTGGTCATTTATTTGGTCATTTGTTTActcggctcccgagtggcgcagcggtctaaggcactgcatctcagtgcaacaggcatcactacagtccttggttcgaatccaggctgtatcacatccggacgtgattgggagtcccatagggcagcgcacaattagcccagcgttgtctgggtttggccggggtaggcagtcaatTTTCTTGCAATTCTTTACATTtttccatgtctaatgtgtattcatgtgatatttgagtgactcaaAAATTACTATCCATTGGCAAAAAAAATGGGAAAAAATCAAATATAAGTTAgctgacaaaaaaacaaaacaaaaatgtttgGAGGGGGGCACCCCAACTGctgatttagcagacgctcttatccagagcgacttagtcaGTGCATTTAACTTGAGGTAGTTCGGTAAGACCCATGACAGTCGTAAGAAAAACCTCCCTAAATAAACCGTCTATCAGCCAAATCCGTGCTAGTAAGAAAGACAAGGGTGTTAGTTTAGTTTTTCTGACTAAACATCATGCCTGGTTGTATGATTCAGATAAATGATTTTCAACCTGATTTTAATTTAGAAATCACATGTTTATTCTTATACTGTACAAGTAATTTAAGTATATTGACAAAACaaagttttattgtcacatacaccagataggtgtaGCGTAATGtggtgttttacagggtcagcaacCATTGAGCAaattagagttaagtgccttggccaagggcacatcaacagatttttcacattGTTAGagtattcgaaccagcgaccttttggttattggcgcaatgctctaaccactagactataccGCCctgtattgtagtatactgtaaaccTATTACAGTTAATTAATATATTGCAGTAGCTTTAAGTGTTTAGAATGTATTTGACAGGTGATAGCAACAAACTTTACATATTCAAGCACAGTCAACTAAAATGTTTAGGCTATACAGAACCATAAAAGGCCACAAAGTTCATTATTCAAAAATAAGAATATTCTCAGCTATATTTTAGATCACAATCAAAAGTAGCCTAATTACCGCCTTTTCTCTATTCAACTTGTTTAGAACAGGCAAACAGTTTTGCTTGAGTAACTAGGTCAAATATTATATGCAGTACAATGAATTGTACAAGTTATAGCAAGATACTAAACATATTCAAGTGTAGTCAACTAAACTGTTACGGCGCCATAAAATGTCACGAAGTCCATTATTCTAAACGAAAAACCATCTCggttcttgacattttctagTGAACATCAAAAGGCTAGAGTAGACTATTGCCACCTATACTATTAAATGTTAGATTTTTCACAGACATACCGCATTTCTTGAGTAAACAGGTACCGTATTGGATGTGCTAGGCTGGCAGCAGATAGCATGATCACACGCACAGGAACAACTAAACTGTTTAAAAGGTTTTCTGTATAATATGACTTTAAGACCAGTAAAATGGTTGTAGGGTGGTAACACACGTACAACCATATTAGTTATGCGGACAGTTCTATAGGCACACCTTTTGGTTGGGTGCATCTCATCTTTCCCTGGCCCTGATTTCTTTACAGCAAATATAATACTCATGTTGCACCACCACATCACTATAATAAGGAAATTCACAATCTAATCAATTTCTAAGAAACTCTTTGCCAGAGCAGTTGGCAATACTATAACCCACACAGCCACATTGCACACCTCTGTAAACCTGTACATTTTCAGCGATGGGTAGATTGTGGGGCGTGTCAATTCATTGGTCCCCCTATAAGCTAATAGCCAAACATAAATGCCCTAGTTCTAAATGAGTTGGGAAATGAGAGGAAGGCTATGAAAGACTGACAGTATTGCATTGCGAGGAAGATGGAAAGATTTCAATTGAGGATGTCCAATGTTCTCTTTGCTGTAATGGAGATACACAGATGTTTTGTGATTTACTGGAACTCCAACAAGAACGGTGACAATATCAACGGTTGAAAAAAGGGCTCCATAGGCAAACTTGGTTGTGGCATTTTCCTGTGCTGATAATTGTCAAATTATTGTCATTTGTCAGATTATCAAATTGCTGGGTTACAAACTCCATGTCTTCAGGTTATGTTAGCAGTCTGAAAGAATAGGTTAGCCATCTGTCACTTTCATTCTGTAGCTTAACAGACTTTCTGTTGAGATGAATAAAATACCCGATAACATTAAATAGCTGAGGGAAATAGCtgagggatggagctggagaaatgtaaccactctcaaatgtaTTGTCAGAGCTACAGGCAAAATGaatcttatattttgggttctgataggGAATGAGAGTTTGAGTTATATTCTTtcagaatcaatgggtatataacataatttaaagtaaaaaaatgtatgtaccaATCACAGATTTTTCTGCATACACTCATTTCTTAAAATATCAGAAAATGTGATTTACACACCAgtgtgtttaaaaatatatatatatatatatatcttccaAAAATAAAGGTATAATAAAAATAATATGTATTTAATTTGTTACATTCACTGCTAAAATGGACTAAATTTGACTACAAAGATGTGGTCCTTAAGCTCATGGTGGTCCTCAAGCTTTTAACTGTGATATGGTGGTCCTCGGAACGGAAAAGGTTGGTAACTGCTGGTCTACACAAATTAATAAAGTTATGTTAATCCCAACATTTCATTCAAAATATAAAGGTATAATGATTTATGCATCACATTGTTGCTGTGGATTTTCCTTGTACACACAATTTACAGTACAATATGtgagtggcagaccacatgtaacaacacctgcacaggatcggtacatctgaacatcacacctgcgggacaggtaaaggatggcaacaacaactgcccaagttacaccaggaacgcacaatctctccatcagtgctcagactgtctgcaataggctgagagcggctggactgagggcttgtaggcctgttgtaaggcaggtcctcaccagatatcaccggcaacaacgtcgctggttatacgctgtaccggcaggatagaacagcagcgtctggtaagacaaggggcagcaggctatgtatttttgtaaataacagctgatgcacaatatctaaggaagtctcaagctgTTGCTCACCTGAGGTACAGTACAACTAAATCTCATGATAAAccgtagaccacactatctacctagagagctttcatctgtattctttgtagctgtttacgtaccaccacagtcagaggccggcactaagacagcattgaatgagctgtattccgccataagcaagtgtgacaggttaaaggacatattcatagcctgttatatattaaaaagtattagtaaattcatagtatgtgaggatcttaaaacatctaaggttaaaaagatgcattcagtattagttgatagagattgataacattcatataattgtgttaaagttaaaatctgtcaaagggtacgaattgtgagagtaatgtgtaaacgttatattgattactttattttgtagtgcctaaaagtgttaatctgtgatctacgaaatgttcttaatctatgagccggagatcgattgctctggtctccacccatattcctgggggaAATTtgcggtcttttctcattgaactaaatgttgacttgagaatacaacaccgtatcactctcgtgattatttctcccctgttttcaggggcgtaacacaaACAGGACAACGCCCACCCGTAGTTGGCCagaaaactctggaccacctttacaacacacagagacgcaaACAAAGCTcaccctcctgattcctgcttacaaccaaaaattaaagcaggaagcaccagtaactaaatcaattttaaaaagtggtcagatgaagcagatgctaaacgacaggactgttttgctagcacagactggaatatgttctgggattcatccaatggcattgaggagtacaccacatcagtcactagcTTTatcaagtgcatcgatgatgtcgtccccacaatgACCGTACGTACTGACCCCAACAAGAAgcacatgcatgagagcaccagctgttctggaaggctgtgatcacgctctccgcagccaatgtaAGATCTTTAAAACAGGTCGACAttcgcagggccagacagattactaggatgtgtactgcgagcatgcagctgacaagtgtcttcactgacattttcagcctctccctgtccaagtctgtaataccaacatgttttaagcagaccaccatagtgcctgtgtccaagaacactaaggtaacctgccgaaACAACTACCAATCCGTAGCACTCGCGTCTGCAGACatcaagtgctttgaaaggctggtcatggctcacatctacaccattatcccagaaaccctagatccactccaattttcatactgccccaacagatccacagatgatgcaatctctattgcactccacactgccctttcccacttggacaaaaggaacacctatgtgagaatgtgagacactgctagctagccaacagctagccaacgtctaccgaatagaacttcctcactcaacaacccggtcgcattccgcttcgctccacaggtagtgtcacattttcatttcatttcattacagtacaacggtttgatttgtttgatcgtagctagctacatagctagctacatagccgactgtgtatcaaagataattgtgtagtctagagcgattttctaggttagctagccagctattgtcgttcttttaacgcaacgtaacgtaatcaacactgccagctagccccagaatagcagcactgtagaaacgattacactcaacggaacgacttgattagtgtagtgtcaacaacgcagccactgccagctagcctacaaagtcaacaacgcagccactgccagctagcctacttcagcagtactgtatcattttaatcattttagtcaataagattcttgctacgtaagcttaactttctgaacattcgagacgtgtagtccacttgtcattccaatctcctttgcattagcgtagcctcttctgtagcctgtcaactatgtgtctgtctatccctgttctctcctctctgcacagaccatacaaacgctccacaccgcgtggccgcggccaccctaatctggtggtcccagcgcgcacgacccacgtggagttccaggtctccggtagcctctggaactgccgatctgcggccaacaaggcagagttcatctcagcctatgcctccctccagtccctcgacttcttggcactgacggaaacatggatcaccacagacaacactgctactcctactgctctctcttcgtctgcccacgtgttctcgcacaccccgagagcttctggtcagcggggtggtggcaccgggatcctcatctctcccaagtggtcattctcttttctccccttacccatctgtctatcgcctcctttgaattccatgctgtcacagttaccagccctttcaagcttaacatc includes:
- the LOC115128258 gene encoding riboflavin transporter 2-like, coding for MSLFIHILACLFGMGSWVSINGLWVELPLIVPQIPEGWYLPSYLSVLIQMANVGPLFITLMHRFRPGALNETVVIYVIISLGMVASFLLAFFWKETLLVAGVPRSVALLLLTFLLSTVDCTSSVTFLPFMMRLKPQYLTTYYVGEGVSGLLPALVALIQGVGVVHCNNCTLMINDTGSVSLSYELQAHYQPANFSAGVFFFFLSAMMLVCLGAFILLNYHPAVARERPNARYPNGVLEKGEAAQMNPTEQKAMIKQSDIKPKSCFGTGTYSRIQVLYMFFILAWVNGLTNVVLPSVQSYSCLPYGNSAYHLSATMAAVSNPLACFIAMFFPTRSLLLLGALTLFGSGIGAYIIGMAVLSPCPLLVNETSGTFLIVGSWIFFILTLSYVKVIIGVILRDEGHSALVWCGAVVQLGSFMGAVTMFPLVSVYSLFLSGDPCNTKCP